TAACCCGCGTCCCGTTCAGGTCTCGACTCGACTCTGATTCGGTTCCGATTCGTTTCCGTCGAAACAGCCGTGCCGCCGCCTCCAACCCGTTCCGTCGTTTCGGTACTCTCGTTCGTCTCGGCACTCTCGTTCGTCTCGTTACCTAAGGCCGACGCGCGTACTGCTGTACGACGACGGCGTCGTCTATCGTGCGTCCAGAGGCGATTCACTGTCGTCGTGCGTCCAGAGGCGACTCACCGTCGGTCGTCGGTGCGTCGTAGCCGACGCCTGCAGAGGCGGAACGTATTTACTGGTTCGTCAACTCGTATCTACTGTTCAATGAGTAGTGACGGGAACGAGAGGTCGGGCCGCGGCCGCCGGAGCAAGGTTCGACGCCTCATCGACGAGTACGACCTGGAGGGTGAAGGCGAACGCTTGGAGAACCGGTGCACCGCCAACCGAGAGGACCGCCTGAGTCTCCGCGAACTCGCCGACGACTTCAATCGACGCCTCCTGCGTGCGGTCATGGTCGAGGTGGGGATGAATCCGCTCGACGGCGAAGTGGCCAACACGTACCGCCTGCTGACGGACGACGACGTGTCGAGCGGGATGCAGACCCAGGCGAGACAGACTCTCGAACGCGAGGGCGTCGACGTGGACGAACTCCAGAAGAACTTCGTCTCCCATCAGGCGATACACACCTACCTGACGAAGTATCGCGGGGTCAAGCGCGACGAACAGACCGACGAGGACCGCGTCCAGAAGGGACTCGACACCATCCAGCGACTCCGAAGCCGAACGGCGGCCGTCTCCGAGAACATCGTCGAAAACCTCGCGAGTACGGGTCGCATCGACGTCGGCGACTTCGAGGTGCTCGTCGACGTTCGCGTCTTCTGTCGGGACTGCGGGACGCAGTACGACGTACAGGACCTCCTCGAGGAGGGGCGGTGCGAGTGCGGGGGGAACCTCGTCTCGGCCGCCGGCGAGACCGAAGCGTCTCGGTGACGGCGACGCTCGACGCCTCGGCCGTCGACGACTGCACGTCAGCGACGCGACCCGCACCCGAGACGGCGAAGGTGCGTTCGGACGGAGAGGCCGGCTTACGACTCCGATTTCGTATTCCGAGTTGGATATCGTTACAGCGTTATTCCTGTAACGTCGCCGCGACGTGAGATGAAGTATTATATACTCGCGCCCTATTGGATGTCCTATGAGTCGTGCACAGTCTACGACAGAGACCGTCGAGCTTCACGTCGAGAACATCGGCGGTATCGAAGAGACGACGGTCGAACTCGGCCCCGGGGTCACGGCGCTCGCGGGCCGAAACGCCACGAACCGAACGTCACTTCTGCAGGCGATTATGGCGGCTCTCGGAAGCGACCGGGCGTCGCTGAAGGCCGACGCAGACGAGGGTTCGGTGACGCTCACCGTCGGCGGCGAGACGTACACCCGAACGCTGAAACGACGCGGTAGCACAATCGCCACCGAAGGTGACCCGTATCTCACCGACGCGACGCTGGCCGACCTCTTCGCGTTCCTCCTCGAATCGAACGAGGCCAGACAGGCCGTCGCCCGCGGCGACGACCTCCGCGAACTCATCATGCGGCCCATCGACACCGAGGCCATCCAGACGGAGATTCGCAACCTCGAACAGGAGAAACGCGAAGTCGACAGCGAGATATCCAGCCTCGACTCCCTCGACGGGCGTCTCCCCGAACTCGAACAGAAGCGCACGTCGCTGAAGGAGCAGATCGAGGAGAAACGCGCGGAACTGGAGGAGAAAGAGCGGGAGATAGAGGAGGCGGACGCCAACGTCGAGCAGACCCGAGACGACCGCGACGAGTTGGAGAGTCGGCTCGACGACCTGAAGGAGGCCCGGTCGAACCTCGAAGACGTCCGCTACGACATCGACGCCGAGGCCGAGAGCATCGATGCGCTCGAATCCGAGCGCGACGAACTCACCGCCGAACGCGAGGACATCCCCGCGGAGATAGAGGGTGGCGACGAGATAGAGGCGCAGATAGCCGACCTCCGCGACCGGATGCAGCGACTGGATTCCAGCGTGAACCAACTCCAGACCGTCATCCAGTTCAACGAGGACATGCTGGAGGGGACGAGCGCGGACGTCGCCGCCGCCCTCCGCGACGACGCCGGTGCCGGTTCCGTCACCGACGCCCTCGTCGAGTCGGACACGGTCGTCTGCTGGACCTGCGGGACCGAAGTCGAGACCGAACAGATCGAGGAGACGGTAGACCGCCTCCGGTCGCTCCGCCGCGACAAACTCGACCAGCGGAACGACCTCCGCAGTGAGATAGACGACCTCGAATCCGAGCGCGACGAACTCGAACAACTCGACCGCCGACGCGAAGAACTGGAGGACCGTATCCAGAGCATCGACGCGGAACTCGACCGCCGCCGCGACCGCCGCGAGTCGCTGAAGGAGGAACGCGAGAACCTCACCCAACGCGTCGAAGCGCTCGAATCCGAGGTCGAGGAACTGGAGTCTCGCGACTACGGCGACGTCCTCGAACGCCACCGCGAGGCGAACCAGTTGGAGTTCGAGATCGGACGGCTCGAAAACGACCTCGAGGACACGGAGGACGAGATAGCGTCCGTCGAGTCTCGACTCGGCGAACGCGACGAACTGGAGGCTCGGCGCGAGGAGATTGCCGACGAACTCGCGGACCTGCGGACCCGCATCGAGCGCATCGAGTCCGAGGCCGTCGAGGAGTTCAACACGCACATGGACACCGTCCTCGACATCCTCGACTACCGGAACCTCGACCGCATCTGGATCGAACGGACCGAACAGACGGTCCGAGAGGGCCGCCGGAAGGTCCAGAAGTCGATGTTCGACATGCACATCATCCGGAGCACCGCCGACGGAACGACGTACGAGGACACCATCGACCACCTCTCGGAGTCCGAACGCGAGGTGACGGGACTCGTGTTCGCCCTCGCGGGCTACCTCGTCCACGACGTCCACGAGACGGTGCCGTTCATCCTGCTGGACTCGCTAGAGGCCATCGACTCGGGCCGCATCGCCCAGTTGATCGACTACATCAGCGAGTACGCCGAGTACACCGTCGCCGCTCTCCTCCCCGAGGACGCGGCGGCACTCGACGACGACTACGAACGCGTCCGCGAAATCTGAGACGCGGACGCGACCGGTCCGTGTTCGGCCCGGTTCCGGCCGTCGACCGTTCGCCCGTCGGTCGCTCGGTGTTCCCGCCGAGACCCGTTCCGAAAGTAACGAAACTCGACTTGTTCTACAGATAAATATGTACGGATTTGTATACAGTAACTGAATACGGATTTACAGGACTGACGGGGCTGCTCACCTCGAACAGAAGCAAAATTTTCACAATTTCTACAATGCTCAGAATGTTGTCAGAGATGGTTAGACGTCCGAGAGAGATCCGAATCTCGGTGCCCGCTGAGAGATAGCGTCTGTTCGAGTCGGAGCGTGGAAACGAACGCGGCCGGTGAAGAAAGCGAGTCCGAGTGAAAGATCGGAGCGCGGTAGATTCCTCAGTCGCGGCGGACCGCGAGGAGGGCCGCGGCGAGGAGTGCCACGAGGGCCACGACGACGCCGAAGCCGGGCGTTCCGGTGGACGTCTCGGTGGCCGTGTCGGTCGGTTCACCGTCGGTGGGGGCCTCGGTGGCCGTGTCGGTCGGTTCACCGTCGGTGGGTATCTCCGTCTCCGTCTGCGTCTCGGTGTCCGTCGGCGTCTCCGTCACGGTGTCGGTCGCCGTGTCGGTGGTGGCGTCACCCTCGCCGACGTTGCCGTCGACGGTGAGGGAGTCGGCCGCGCCGCCGCGGACGGTCACCTCGAACGTGTCGCCGGCCTGCTGCTCGCTGAAGTCGAACGTCCCTTCGTAGGTGCCGTCTTCGGTCACGTAGACGGACGCGGTCTTCAGGAAGCTCGGCTGCGTGTCGCCGCTGGAGCGGACGCGCAGACTGAGTTCCGTTCCGGGTGCGACCGTGGTCTCACCCGCGACGGTCTGGCCGGACGCGGCCGAGACGTTCACGGGTTCGTCGAGCGAGTGTTCCGCTTCGACGATGCCGTACTCGTCTTCGACGGTCTGGTCCTCGTCGGCGAGGTTACCCTCGTCCTCGTACACCGTGAAGTTCGCGAGCAGTTCCTGACCGTCGTCGAGTTGGACGGTCTGGCCGTTCGGTCGTTCACCCACCACGTCGTCCGTGTCGAACGCCACGAAGTACGTGTCGTTGTCCGGGTCGGGGACGACGACGGTGTTCCCGGCGTGGAGGTTCAGCACGAACGCGTCGCGGTTCGCGCTGGGGTTCGACTCTTCGACGCTGAGTTCGTACACGTTGCCGTTCAGGGCGAAGAACGCGGCGGTGTCGTTCCCGCTCTGCGCTTCGAGCGCGCCTTCGAGACCGGAGGCCTGCAGTTGGTGAATCACCAGGTCGCCGTCGGCGATGTCGTCGGACTCGGTGACGTTGGCGTTCGCGACTGCCTCGTACACCTCGTCGCTGTCGTCGAACGTCGTGCCCGTGGGGGCGGTCCAACTGACGAGCGAGTCGGTGGTGCGCTCTTCGAGGACCAGCGTGCCGACGCCCTGCGAGTCGTCGGACGCGTCGTCGCCGGAGCGGACTTCGAGGTCGTACTCGCCCGCGTCGAGGAGCGAGCTGACGCGGTTCTGCGGGTCGATGTCGCTGGTGTCGATGTCGTCGTCGCTGTCGGCGACGTCGAACACGTCGCCGCTCACGCCGTTCGTGGCGGCGTAGGTGTTGAACAGGACGTTGACTTGCCCGTCGCCGGAGTCGTCCTCGACGGTGACGTTGGCGCGGAAGCCGGCGTCTTCGGAGCCGATAGTCAGCGTCGCGGTGTCGGTGTTCGAGAGGGTCACGGTGATGTTCGCGATGTCACCGCGCTGTTGGGTGACGATTCCTCCGGCGATGTCCGCGCGGCCCTCACCGGCCTTCGAGACGGTGACGACGTCGGATTCGATGACCACGCCGGAGCCGAGGTCGGTCACCTCGACGGTGTAATCGTCCGTGTCGACGGGCCCGAGCGTGAACTCGAACTCGCCCTGACCGTCGAGGTTGCCGGTGACGGATTCGCCGCTGACGGCGTCGCCGTCACTGTCGAGGAGTTCGACTTGCACGCCGCGGGTGCCCGCGTTCGCGGAGACGGTGCCCTCTATCTCGTCTTCGTCCGTCACGGTCCGGTCGTCGATGTCGACGTCCAGGCCGAGTTCGCGGAGTTCGATGGTGGCCGTGTTGCTGCCGTCGAACGTGGCCTCGTAGGAGCCGACGTCTCGGTTCTCGGTGTCGAACGTGTAGACGCGACTGTTCGTCCCGGTCGACCCGGAGACGAAGTAGGTGAAGTCGTCGTCGTCGTCGGTGATTTCGATGTCGGTGTTGACCGAACTGGCCACGACGGCGACGACGGAGCCTCTGTAGGCGTTCACGTCACCGTTCGGGCCGACGGTCGTCGCCGCGAACGCGACGTCCTTCCGACCGCCGTTCGAGAGGTCGTTGTTGGACGCGTCCTGGATGTCGCCCGAGAGGCGAATCTCGATGTCGCGCGACTGCACGACGTCGTTCATCTCGACGATGACGCGACCGTTCTGGGGCTGGGTGATGGAACTGACCTGTCCCGAGATGTCCTCGTCGTCGTCGAAGACGGTGAAGTTGTCCGTCGTCAGACTGTTGCTGTTCACTTGGGCGCTGAACGGTACCTCGATGACAGCGTCGTCGCTGCTGTCGACGTAGTGGACGGCGCCGCCCTCGTATTCGAAGGTGGACTGTGCCGCCCCTGCTCCCGCGAACGCGACGGTCCCGGCGAACACCGAGAGCACCATCAACGCGGAGAGAACGATCGCTCGTGTCTTGTGTGTATGACTCATGGATATCACTACTCGGTCGGAGACGGTCGGAGCGACCTCGGCGCGACGCCGACAGAGTCGGCGCGGGCGAGTCCGCCGGACCGGGTTCCGATGAGGATGTAAGCGACAGTGAGTCTGCTGAGGATAAGTACTTTGTGTGGATACAATCTATTTGACACGTGCTACTCCGCGCCTAACTCCGGCGTATCTCTCGGATTCGGCGGTTCCGCTCTGAGAGGGTGAGTCGCGACCTGTGCTAGCTCCCACCGAGGACGCGCTTGAACAGGGTGAACGTGAGCAGGGTGAAGAACAGGCCGTTCAACATCCCTTGGCTCATCGCGAACAGACGCGCGGCCCACCCGAGGGGGTTCACGTCGCCGTAGCCGACGGTACTGAAGCTGATGTAACTGTAGTAGAGGCCGTCGAACAGTACCTCGCCGGGATTCGCGGCGTTCCAGATGACGCCCGCCTGCGTCTCGAACGGGCCGCCGAGGACGTAGAAGACGCCGAACACGGCGGGCAGGAGGAACGTCAACGCCGCGATGCGGGGCAGGCGGTTGCCGTACCCGCAGGTCACCTGCATGAACAGGTTCAGGGTGACGCTTGCGGCCTTCTTCACCCGTCCCCACGCGTTCATCGAGTACTCGTTGCGGAGGATGTCGGCGTTCTTCTTGCGGTTGTAGTAGTAGCGCTTGAACTCGAACTCCCGGCTGGCGGGCGTGTCGCCGACGGCGTTCGCACTCGACTGGGCCTTCCGGTACGTCTCCTCTATCGTCTCGTCGGTCAACTCGACGGCGTAGTTGCCGGTGGCGTCGTTCTCGATGAAGTCGTGGATGGTCCAGTCGTTGCGTTCGAGGTAGCCGTGGTGGTTGCTGAAGTCGAAGCCGTCGAAGTCGGTGAGACAGAAGCGGAAGTGGTCGAGCAGGTCGCCCTCCGCGCCCTCGCCCTCCAGTCGCACGTCGCCGACGGTGGTGTTCGTCATGTCGTACGGGACGACGCTGCCGCCCGACTCGACGATGGTCCCGCTTCGAAGCGTCGCGTCGGTCAGGTCGACGCAGGTGGGTTTCGTCCCGGGGAGGACGTGGAACCGGCCGCTCTCGGAGAACGCCGCCTCGCGGAACGTACACGTCCCCTCGAACGTCGTCTCCCAGAACGACCCGCGGGTGAACCGGGCACCGCTGAAGTCGGCGTCCGTCTCGAACGTCGCCTCGTCGAACGAGCAGTTCTGCTCGCGGTAGTTCGCGCCCCCCTCGAACGTCGCACCGCGGAACCGGGCGGCGTCCTCGAACGTGGCCGCCCCGAAGTCGGTGTCGCCGTGGAACCGCGCCTCGTCGAACGTCACCCGCCCGGCGAACGTCGCCGCGGCGAACGTCGCGTCGTCCTCGAACGTGGCTTCGACGCCGGCGACGTTTCCCTCGAACTGGGCCTCCTCGAACACGGCGGGGGCGCCGAACGTCACGTTGCGGAGGTTCGCCTCGCCCTCGACGGTCAGCCCGTGACACTCCGCGCGCGCGTCGAACGCCGCCCGGTCGAGGTTCCACTCGCCCCGGCAGACGGCCGACTTGAAGTCGGCGAAGCGAAAGCGCGCGAGTTTGAAGTCGGCCTCGCCCTCGAAGACGGCGCTCTCGAACGTCACGTCGTCGCTCGTCGTCCGACTCCCGCCGTCGAACGCGACGCCGCGGAACTCCGCCAGGTCGCGGAACCGCACGTTCTTGAACCCGGCGTCGTGGGAGAACCGCGCCTCGTCGAAGTCGGCCACCCGGTCGAACACGCACCCGTGGAAGACGCTGTCCCCGTGGAAGTTCGTGTGCTCGAAGTCCGCCGCCGCCTCGAACGTACAGTCCTCGAAGGTGACGTACTGGAAGTCGGTCTGTCTGAAGTGCGCGTCGTCGCGGAAACTCGCGCCCGCGAAGGAGACGTGGTCGGCGAGGACGTGACTGCTCCCACTCGTCGCCGCGTTTCTGAAGTTGACGACGCCGCGGAACGTCGCGTCCTCGAAGGTGGTGTCCTCTCGAAAGGTCGTCTCGTCGCAGGTGACCGTCGCCTCGAACGTCGCGCCGTCGAAGTGGACGTCCTGTTCGAAGGTGGCCTCGGAGGTGTCGAGTTCGCCGGTGACGACGGTGCCCGACGCCTCCACGTCGCCCGTCACGGTGGCGTCCTCGAACGTGACGCGGCCGAGCGTCGCCTCGCGGACGTTCAGCCCGTGGTCCAGACGACCGTGCGTGAGGTCGATACCGCCGATTTCGGCGTGCTGGAAGTTCAGCACGTGGTTCGTCTCGGCGTCCACCTGCTGGTAGGTCAGCGGCAGGTTCGGGAGCGTCGCGCCGACGTACTCGTTCAGGCGCGGGTCGTCCGTGTGGAGGTTCTCGAACAGGCGGTCGACCACGTCCTGCGGGCGCACGTCCAGCGCGGTTCGCTCGTCGGCCGACATGTGGAACACGCAGACGTCGCTGTCGGCGTGGGCGGGGTGCGGACACTCCCACGTGGTCCGGAGGCTGGCGTCGGTCCGTTCGGAGGGGTCGAACGTGTACCGACAGCGCTCGTCGTCGCCGTCGCCCGCGTCGCGTCGCCGGGCGGCGTCGGCCCCGTTTCGCGCGGCGGTTCCGTTCGTCCCGGCGCGACTCGCGCCGGCACCGTCGGCACCGTCGGCCGGCCCGTCGTCGGAAGCGGTCATCGCGCCGTTTCGGTCGTCGGAACCGATGGCTGCGCCGTCCGGGCCGTCGGCGTCGGGTTCGGGGGTCGAGTCGGTGTGTCTCATCGTGGCTCCCGGTCGGGACCGGTCGTCCGAACCGGTCGGATTCGGCGAGTATTCCGCGCAACCGCACTTAAAGTTCGGGGACCGCGTCGCCGCGACGCCGTCGCTTCCGCACCGCGCGGGGCCGTCACTCTAACACCTCGCGGCGTTCCCGCCTGCTCAACTCGACGTTCGTCGCGTTCGGCGAGCAGTGTTCGCACTCGCGGGCGGGGTTCGTACTGCGGTCGTACACCTTCAGCGGGTAGCCGAGGACGAAGAACGCGTCCATCTGGTGGCGTTCGACGATGGCGTCCGCCGGTTCGCCGCAGTTCGGGCACCACTCCTCGTCGGTTGCGGGTCGCTGGTAGATGACCTTGTGGCGGCCGAACGTCCGGGCAGCCTCCCGTTTCGTCTGTTCGACGAGGTCCTCGACGGGGTACGGAGCCTCCTCGACCGCGTTCTCGAACCCGGCGTCGCTCTCCACCGACGCCGAGAGGTACGGTCCGACGCCGACGGTGTTGTCGTAGCCGACGAAGTGGACGGTCACCGCCGCGCCGCGCCCCGAGAGTTCCACCTCGTGGCCGTGGCCGACGACGTACACGTCCACGTCGCTTCGGACCGCCTCGACGGTCACCTCGTGGTTCGCCCCCGTCACGTAGACGCCGGCGTCGGGGTCGGACGCCGTCGCGGTCTGTCGCCACCCGTTCGTCACCACGTCGAACGCCGTCGGGTCGGCGTCGGGGCCGGCGGCGCGGTAGACGTTCTCCGCGCCGACCACGTCGAGACTCCCGGCGACGGCGTCCGCGGGGACGAACACGTCCTCTGCGCCGGCTATCGTCAGGTCGCCGTCGACGCCGCCGGACTCGACGTAGGCGTCCTCGTCGGCCCGGAGCGTCGTCGCCGCCGTCGCCTCGCCGTCGACGCGATCGACCGGTTCGTTCGTGAAGACGTACTCCGCGTCGGTCAGGCGCGCGTCGCCGGCGACGCTCCCCGACTGGAGGAACGCGTCCGCGGGGTCGCGGACGGTGACGGGCGACCGCTCCGACCCGGCGAGTGCGAGGTCACCGTCCACGGACCGGTCGGTCATCGCCGGCCCTCCGCGGGTCGTTCGCGCTCGGGATTCGGAGCGGTCGAATCGGCTCCCGTGAGCGTCAGCGTCGTCTCCGTCCGCACGGACGCGTCGCGTTCGGGGTAGGTGTGGTACGTCTCGTAGCCGGTGCCGTCGTCGGCGACGGCGACGGTGGTCCACGCGTCGGGGCCGAACCGGAAGGCGGCGTCGGCCCCCGCCGCACCCGGAAACGCCGAGAGCGGTTCGACGCGAACGGTCGTCTCCGCGCGGACGGCGTCGCTCTCGAACGCGACGCGGCCCGACGCGCCGGGGTCGAGCGCCGTCGTCTGCGAGGCGGCGGCCGGCAGGGGGTCGCAGGAGCACACCTCGTGGTAGTCGAGAGCGGGCGCACTCACGAGGTGCGACTGGCCGATGACGGCGAACGCGCAGGGCCGTCCGAGGAGTTCGCCCGGCGTGAGCGTCTTCACGTCGAATCGCTCGACGTCCGGGGGGTCGCTCGCGTACGCGAAGTGCAGGTCGGTCGTGTCGGTCGTGTCGGTGGGTGAGTGAGTCATTGTCAGTCGACGATGATGTCGTAGTTGGGGTCGAAGATGGAGTTCACCTCGACGCCGTCGTAGCGGGGTACCTCGCGCCACCGCACGTCGCGGTAGCGGTCGCCGTGCCTCCGGACGTAGTCGTCGCCCCGGTCCACGTCGAACGCCGTCCCGTTCGTGCCGGGTCGGTCGCCCGGCGCGAGGACGTAGAACCGTTCGACGCGTTCGACGTCGCCGTCGGCGTCGATGTCCTCCCACGCCCAGTACGGCGCGTACCGGGTGAACCCGGCGTCGCGGACGGTGTTCGTGAACGCCTTGTTGTGGTCGCCGTAGGCCGAGGCGGCGTACGTCCACGTGACGACCACGCCGTCGGAGGCCAACCGGTCGCGTATCGCGCCGTAGAACTCCGTCGAGTAGAGTTTCAACAGGTCGTCGTCCGTCGCGCCGGGGACGTCGAGGAGGACGAGGTCGTACGTCTCGTTCGTCTGCCGGAGGTAGGTGTAGCCGTCGGCGACGGTGGTGGTCAGGCGGTCGTACTCGTAGGCGTCGTCGTGCCACTTCGAGAGGAACGAGTCGTTGCGGGCGTACGCCATGAACTCGGCGTCGATGTCCACCTGGTCGACGGTCACGTCGTACTCGCGCAGGTGGTCGACGGCCACGTAGTCGCCGCCGCCGACGACGAGGACGTTCGTCTCGGGGTCGTGGTCGAACCTCGTCATCGGCACGTCGACGAGGCCGGAGTGGTAGGAGTCCGCCCAACTGTCGCAGAGTTGGACGGCGGTGCCGAGACGCAGACAGCGCTCCGTCTCGCCCGCGAAGTGGGGGTTCTCCCCGACG
This portion of the Halogeometricum rufum genome encodes:
- the rdfA gene encoding rod-determining factor RdfA — protein: MSSDGNERSGRGRRSKVRRLIDEYDLEGEGERLENRCTANREDRLSLRELADDFNRRLLRAVMVEVGMNPLDGEVANTYRLLTDDDVSSGMQTQARQTLEREGVDVDELQKNFVSHQAIHTYLTKYRGVKRDEQTDEDRVQKGLDTIQRLRSRTAAVSENIVENLASTGRIDVGDFEVLVDVRVFCRDCGTQYDVQDLLEEGRCECGGNLVSAAGETEASR
- a CDS encoding archaea-specific SMC-related protein, with the translated sequence MSRAQSTTETVELHVENIGGIEETTVELGPGVTALAGRNATNRTSLLQAIMAALGSDRASLKADADEGSVTLTVGGETYTRTLKRRGSTIATEGDPYLTDATLADLFAFLLESNEARQAVARGDDLRELIMRPIDTEAIQTEIRNLEQEKREVDSEISSLDSLDGRLPELEQKRTSLKEQIEEKRAELEEKEREIEEADANVEQTRDDRDELESRLDDLKEARSNLEDVRYDIDAEAESIDALESERDELTAEREDIPAEIEGGDEIEAQIADLRDRMQRLDSSVNQLQTVIQFNEDMLEGTSADVAAALRDDAGAGSVTDALVESDTVVCWTCGTEVETEQIEETVDRLRSLRRDKLDQRNDLRSEIDDLESERDELEQLDRRREELEDRIQSIDAELDRRRDRRESLKEERENLTQRVEALESEVEELESRDYGDVLERHREANQLEFEIGRLENDLEDTEDEIASVESRLGERDELEARREEIADELADLRTRIERIESEAVEEFNTHMDTVLDILDYRNLDRIWIERTEQTVREGRRKVQKSMFDMHIIRSTADGTTYEDTIDHLSESEREVTGLVFALAGYLVHDVHETVPFILLDSLEAIDSGRIAQLIDYISEYAEYTVAALLPEDAAALDDDYERVREI
- a CDS encoding DUF7827 domain-containing protein encodes the protein MSHTHKTRAIVLSALMVLSVFAGTVAFAGAGAAQSTFEYEGGAVHYVDSSDDAVIEVPFSAQVNSNSLTTDNFTVFDDDEDISGQVSSITQPQNGRVIVEMNDVVQSRDIEIRLSGDIQDASNNDLSNGGRKDVAFAATTVGPNGDVNAYRGSVVAVVASSVNTDIEITDDDDDFTYFVSGSTGTNSRVYTFDTENRDVGSYEATFDGSNTATIELRELGLDVDIDDRTVTDEDEIEGTVSANAGTRGVQVELLDSDGDAVSGESVTGNLDGQGEFEFTLGPVDTDDYTVEVTDLGSGVVIESDVVTVSKAGEGRADIAGGIVTQQRGDIANITVTLSNTDTATLTIGSEDAGFRANVTVEDDSGDGQVNVLFNTYAATNGVSGDVFDVADSDDDIDTSDIDPQNRVSSLLDAGEYDLEVRSGDDASDDSQGVGTLVLEERTTDSLVSWTAPTGTTFDDSDEVYEAVANANVTESDDIADGDLVIHQLQASGLEGALEAQSGNDTAAFFALNGNVYELSVEESNPSANRDAFVLNLHAGNTVVVPDPDNDTYFVAFDTDDVVGERPNGQTVQLDDGQELLANFTVYEDEGNLADEDQTVEDEYGIVEAEHSLDEPVNVSAASGQTVAGETTVAPGTELSLRVRSSGDTQPSFLKTASVYVTEDGTYEGTFDFSEQQAGDTFEVTVRGGAADSLTVDGNVGEGDATTDTATDTVTETPTDTETQTETEIPTDGEPTDTATEAPTDGEPTDTATETSTGTPGFGVVVALVALLAAALLAVRRD
- a CDS encoding pentapeptide repeat-containing protein, whose protein sequence is MRHTDSTPEPDADGPDGAAIGSDDRNGAMTASDDGPADGADGAGASRAGTNGTAARNGADAARRRDAGDGDDERCRYTFDPSERTDASLRTTWECPHPAHADSDVCVFHMSADERTALDVRPQDVVDRLFENLHTDDPRLNEYVGATLPNLPLTYQQVDAETNHVLNFQHAEIGGIDLTHGRLDHGLNVREATLGRVTFEDATVTGDVEASGTVVTGELDTSEATFEQDVHFDGATFEATVTCDETTFREDTTFEDATFRGVVNFRNAATSGSSHVLADHVSFAGASFRDDAHFRQTDFQYVTFEDCTFEAAADFEHTNFHGDSVFHGCVFDRVADFDEARFSHDAGFKNVRFRDLAEFRGVAFDGGSRTTSDDVTFESAVFEGEADFKLARFRFADFKSAVCRGEWNLDRAAFDARAECHGLTVEGEANLRNVTFGAPAVFEEAQFEGNVAGVEATFEDDATFAAATFAGRVTFDEARFHGDTDFGAATFEDAARFRGATFEGGANYREQNCSFDEATFETDADFSGARFTRGSFWETTFEGTCTFREAAFSESGRFHVLPGTKPTCVDLTDATLRSGTIVESGGSVVPYDMTNTTVGDVRLEGEGAEGDLLDHFRFCLTDFDGFDFSNHHGYLERNDWTIHDFIENDATGNYAVELTDETIEETYRKAQSSANAVGDTPASREFEFKRYYYNRKKNADILRNEYSMNAWGRVKKAASVTLNLFMQVTCGYGNRLPRIAALTFLLPAVFGVFYVLGGPFETQAGVIWNAANPGEVLFDGLYYSYISFSTVGYGDVNPLGWAARLFAMSQGMLNGLFFTLLTFTLFKRVLGGS
- a CDS encoding DUF2617 family protein, which encodes MTHSPTDTTDTTDLHFAYASDPPDVERFDVKTLTPGELLGRPCAFAVIGQSHLVSAPALDYHEVCSCDPLPAAASQTTALDPGASGRVAFESDAVRAETTVRVEPLSAFPGAAGADAAFRFGPDAWTTVAVADDGTGYETYHTYPERDASVRTETTLTLTGADSTAPNPERERPAEGRR